In Verrucomicrobiota bacterium, the sequence CCCACGTAACCCGTCTCGCCTTCGGGATTGTAGCCGCGAGTCGCGGAGCGGCATTGCGGCGGTTCACAACCCCAGCTTCCGCCGCGGTAAACGCGGTAAGTGCCCGTGGCCGGCCCTTTCGGATCGACGACCCTTCCCCCCGGATAGCGGCCGTACCAATCCTGGCACCATTCCCAGAGTCCGCCGTGCATATCATACAAGCCCCAGGGATTGGGCAGTTTCAGGCCGACCGCGTGAGTCGTGTGGCTGCTGTTGTCTTCGTACCACGCGTAGTCGGCCAGCTTGGTGTAGCCCGGATCGTCGCCAAAGCTGAAGCGCGTCGAGGTCCACGCCCGGCAGGCATACTCCCACTCCGCTTCGGTCGGGAGCCGATAGACGCAATTGGGCGGAATCACTCTGGCCGCCCGTTCCTGCCTCGTGAGCCGCGCGCAGTAATTCGTCGCATCCTCCCAGCTCACGGTCTCCACCGGCCGGTTCAAATCGCCCGTAAAAACGCTGGGAAACGTGCCCAGCACCCATTGATAGTCCTGTTGGGTGACTTTGTATTTCGCCATGTAAAAGCCGCGACTCAACGTGACAGTAGTTTGCGGACCTTCGTCCTCGGCACGGCCGACTTCGTTCGTCGGGCTTCCCATCCGAAAGGCGCCGGGCGGGATGAATACCATTCCCGGCCGCGCTTGTTTTACAGCTCGGTAATACCGCCGCGGGCCGGTCGCAGGCGTGGGATCGCCCCATAAATAACTCTCGGAGAGCAGTTGGAGGAAGTCCAGACAGCGCCACGCATTGGTCTGGGAAAGGTCCGTGGTGTATTCAATTGAATAGACCGCGCCCGCTTCTCCCGTGACGGTCAGCCCCGGATACAAATCAATTTCGAGCGCCGAGGCCGTTTGCGCGAAGGAACGTGGCACCGCCATGCCGGCCAATAAACACAAGAAAGTGAACGTCAGGATGAAGCAACGGTTCAATAGTGACGGTTGGGCGAGACTCCTGCCGAGCCTTTCCTCGATGGCATTGGCTCGGCAGGAGCCTCGCCCCACCTTACTGCTTGGTC encodes:
- a CDS encoding formylglycine-generating enzyme family protein, with the protein product MVLPQEAQRALCFRPDLDRPPSGSRSENHEYLRCPLEMDHRLRGQEGADGGASQCSRGAGGWQFRIRRRPCRMVPGPPRFARLGLRRLAMFLQGPGGGAVITVRTVGLTTDRPENPSADFQSAVSPISNRQGAGKSQRARTGRRPAEYNSAIRQSATLRYELCRPSCGPSSKVGRGSCRANAIEERLGRSLAQPSLLNRCFILTFTFLCLLAGMAVPRSFAQTASALEIDLYPGLTVTGEAGAVYSIEYTTDLSQTNAWRCLDFLQLLSESYLWGDPTPATGPRRYYRAVKQARPGMVFIPPGAFRMGSPTNEVGRAEDEGPQTTVTLSRGFYMAKYKVTQQDYQWVLGTFPSVFTGDLNRPVETVSWEDATNYCARLTRQERAARVIPPNCVYRLPTEAEWEYACRAWTSTRFSFGDDPGYTKLADYAWYEDNSSHTTHAVGLKLPNPWGLYDMHGGLWEWCQDWYGRYPGGRVVDPKGPATGTYRVYRGGSWGCEPPQCRSATRGYNPEGETGYVGFRVVLSPGDP